The following proteins are co-located in the Spirosoma montaniterrae genome:
- a CDS encoding glycosyltransferase family 2 protein, whose protein sequence is MAERKRVANDSSRLVSIITINYNQAETTRQFLDSARNLTYPNIEIIVVDNASAPSLTDCVDLSHYANVRCVRSETNLGFTGGNNLGMSVAKGNFFFIVNNDTELSPTLLDNLLQPFAQDERIGVVCPKIRFYDEPHYIQYAGYRPMNMFTGTATAIGYNQTDAGQYDEPGPTNFAHGCAMLVKRSVVERVGRFAERFFLYYEELDWSQRIRDAGFLIYYQPSATILHKESVSVGQGSPLRTYYLMRNRILFMRRHCTSLQRIVFYLFFTFLVFPKHMVSHLIAGQWIHLRAVWQAVAWNIRSNSMSPV, encoded by the coding sequence ATGGCAGAAAGAAAACGTGTAGCAAACGATTCGTCGCGGTTGGTTTCTATCATCACCATCAATTATAATCAGGCTGAAACCACCCGGCAGTTTTTAGATTCGGCGCGCAACCTGACTTACCCCAATATCGAAATTATTGTAGTCGACAACGCATCGGCACCGTCGCTGACTGATTGTGTCGATCTAAGCCATTACGCGAACGTCCGCTGCGTAAGAAGTGAAACGAATTTAGGGTTCACGGGAGGTAACAATTTGGGTATGAGCGTGGCAAAAGGTAATTTCTTCTTTATTGTCAATAACGATACAGAACTGTCGCCTACGCTTCTGGACAACCTTCTCCAGCCGTTTGCCCAGGATGAACGGATTGGGGTTGTGTGTCCCAAAATTCGATTCTACGACGAACCCCACTATATTCAGTATGCCGGCTACAGGCCCATGAATATGTTTACGGGTACGGCAACGGCTATCGGTTATAATCAGACCGATGCCGGGCAATACGACGAGCCGGGGCCGACCAATTTTGCCCACGGTTGCGCCATGCTGGTGAAACGTTCGGTTGTGGAGCGCGTTGGCCGATTTGCCGAGCGGTTCTTTCTGTACTACGAAGAACTCGACTGGTCGCAGCGGATTCGGGATGCGGGTTTCCTGATTTACTACCAACCCTCGGCTACCATTCTGCACAAAGAATCGGTTTCGGTTGGGCAGGGTAGCCCGTTACGCACGTATTATCTGATGCGAAACCGGATATTGTTTATGCGTCGGCACTGTACATCTCTTCAACGAATAGTTTTTTACTTGTTTTTTACTTTTCTTGTGTTTCCGAAACATATGGTATCGCACCTGATAGCTGGTCAATGGATTCACCTGCGGGCCGTATGGCAAGCTGTTGCATGGAATATTCGCTCAAACAGTATGTCGCCGGTATAG
- a CDS encoding GDSL-type esterase/lipase family protein: protein MLRIIFIVIGVIAFIQSAPPFESEIRAFERADSLTPPPARPILFVGSSSIRFWSSLTADFPDKPVLNRGFGGSQLSDVIRYADRIIVRYQPKQIVLYAGENDIATGKQTGHQTYERFVTLFRYVRKRLPGVPFVYIAIKPSPSRWHYAAEIGKANRLIEQFLRQQRRVQFVDIRPVMLQPNGRPIGSLFRADSLHMNASGYRLWAQAIRPVLR, encoded by the coding sequence ATGCTCAGGATTATCTTCATTGTTATTGGCGTAATCGCCTTTATTCAGTCCGCACCACCTTTCGAGTCGGAAATTCGAGCATTTGAGCGGGCGGATAGCCTGACGCCCCCGCCCGCGCGGCCAATTCTGTTTGTAGGCAGTTCGTCTATCCGATTCTGGAGCAGCCTGACAGCCGACTTTCCCGACAAGCCCGTACTGAATAGGGGGTTTGGCGGCTCACAATTGAGCGATGTTATCCGGTATGCCGACCGGATTATTGTTCGCTATCAACCGAAACAGATTGTACTTTATGCGGGCGAAAATGACATTGCCACCGGGAAACAAACAGGGCATCAAACCTACGAGCGATTCGTGACGCTCTTTCGCTACGTTCGGAAGCGGTTGCCCGGTGTTCCGTTCGTCTATATTGCCATTAAACCAAGTCCATCGCGTTGGCACTATGCGGCTGAGATAGGCAAGGCAAATCGGCTTATCGAACAATTTTTACGCCAGCAACGGCGTGTTCAATTCGTTGACATCCGGCCAGTTATGCTCCAGCCCAATGGTCGGCCCATTGGGTCGCTGTTTCGGGCCGACAGCCTGCACATGAACGCCAGCGGATACCGGCTTTGGGCACAGGCTATTCGGCCCGTACTGCGCTAA
- a CDS encoding O-antigen ligase family protein yields the protein MFDRSITLTDQLRSNQWVSGLLVGLYAAATGWLIGNFGILGGLMAVGLPVGVFVLGSILVQPKIGLFIYLNLSFMLSMTRFLTIDFPMGTVLDGLLVLTLVSAFLNGKRMDWKRLKHPVFLLIIIWLAYTLLEYFNPDAPYRPAWFYHIRSFSLNWFLMAIVVLVLPISRRDIRWFVGIWLTWSFLGALWAFKQQYIGLTPSEQAWLASGAERTHVLWGQLRSFSFYSDAGQFGSEMAGVTLLCLIWFFEDRSLIRKVLFVFLAAIYFWGFAVSGTRSALFVLVGGYPVYLFMLRRVGPVLRGIAVAAPVLAILMFTHLGDSNYQIYRIRTALRPTQDASFLVRLENQQKLRNYMKDLPFGAGIGSSSGAGVRFSPNHFAAQIAPDSWYVQLWIETGIVGVSIYILMLIGIVLLGVRAIWQLNDNWLRIVMIALLAEFVGMALTSYSNPILGQFPTSTTLYITSILFTTCKRWDTEPEELARPASRYANQQRYAPVY from the coding sequence ATGTTCGACCGAAGCATAACCCTGACCGATCAACTCCGTAGCAACCAATGGGTATCTGGCCTGCTGGTAGGGCTATATGCCGCAGCAACGGGCTGGCTAATCGGTAATTTCGGCATATTGGGTGGCCTGATGGCAGTAGGTTTGCCAGTGGGTGTTTTTGTACTGGGCAGTATACTGGTTCAGCCTAAAATCGGGCTGTTTATTTACCTCAACTTGAGCTTTATGCTCAGTATGACACGCTTCCTGACCATCGACTTCCCGATGGGAACCGTGCTCGATGGATTGCTGGTATTGACGTTGGTCAGCGCGTTTCTGAACGGCAAACGCATGGACTGGAAACGGCTGAAGCACCCGGTATTCCTGCTGATTATTATCTGGCTGGCCTACACGTTACTTGAATATTTCAACCCCGATGCGCCGTACCGACCTGCCTGGTTTTATCACATCCGGTCGTTCTCGCTCAACTGGTTTTTGATGGCAATCGTCGTGCTGGTGCTGCCCATCAGCCGGAGAGATATTCGATGGTTTGTTGGAATCTGGCTAACCTGGTCGTTTCTGGGGGCTTTATGGGCATTCAAACAGCAGTACATCGGGCTGACACCTTCCGAACAAGCCTGGCTCGCGTCGGGGGCCGAGCGGACGCACGTTCTGTGGGGGCAGTTGCGTAGTTTTTCGTTTTATTCCGACGCCGGGCAGTTCGGTTCTGAAATGGCAGGCGTTACGCTACTGTGTCTAATCTGGTTTTTTGAAGACAGGTCGCTGATTCGTAAGGTTTTATTTGTCTTTCTGGCTGCAATTTATTTCTGGGGTTTTGCCGTTTCGGGTACGCGTAGTGCGTTGTTTGTACTGGTTGGGGGCTATCCGGTTTACCTCTTTATGCTGCGACGCGTCGGACCGGTTTTGCGGGGTATTGCCGTGGCGGCCCCTGTTCTGGCAATCCTGATGTTTACGCACCTCGGCGATTCGAACTACCAGATTTACCGCATCCGAACAGCCCTTCGGCCAACGCAGGATGCTTCGTTTTTAGTCCGGCTCGAAAATCAGCAGAAGCTTCGTAACTACATGAAAGACCTGCCGTTTGGGGCCGGTATCGGTTCGTCGTCGGGGGCCGGTGTGCGGTTTTCGCCGAACCATTTTGCCGCACAAATTGCCCCCGATAGCTGGTATGTTCAGCTCTGGATCGAAACGGGCATAGTGGGCGTCTCCATTTATATACTGATGCTCATCGGGATTGTGCTGCTGGGTGTACGCGCCATCTGGCAGCTCAACGACAATTGGTTGAGAATCGTTATGATTGCCCTGTTGGCTGAGTTCGTAGGAATGGCTTTGACCAGCTATTCAAACCCGATTCTGGGGCAGTTTCCAACCAGCACAACGCTGTACATTACGTCAATCCTCTTCACAACCTGTAAACGGTGGGACACTGAACCCGAAGAGCTGGCCCGGCCAGCCAGCCGTTACGCCAATCAACAACGCTATGCACCTGTTTACTAA
- a CDS encoding glycosyltransferase family 2 protein, with the protein MSMIYGIVSLTFVVLAFLVFYTYIGYGLLTWVLVKLRGRRKEPGGFSLAGTPWPDVTLIVPAYNELDYLPQKLQNCLDQDYPAGRLHLLFVIEGSTDGSAAYLDSRKADVPNLTVLSGNQRMGKVAAMNKAMRYVQTPITVFTDANTQLNKEAISRLVNWFSDEEVGAVTGEKRISVHSAEAAAGSGEGLYWRYESFLKRLDAQLHTIVGAAGELFAVRTNLYEPVETDTLLDDFMISLRIAGRGYRVAYAPDAYALERPSHSVSEEMKRKIRIATGGFQSIWRLGHLLNIFQYGWLSFQYVSHRVLRWAVTPFCLPLLLLLNLFMLTQPGPLNGLPMPGFWWALFGLQTIFYLTAYVGYLLESRQTRWKLTFVPFYFVFMNWCVLLGFARFRQGNLSGMWVKAQRAV; encoded by the coding sequence ATGAGCATGATTTACGGTATCGTTAGTCTTACATTCGTTGTGCTGGCCTTTCTCGTGTTCTATACATACATAGGATACGGCCTTCTAACGTGGGTGCTGGTAAAGCTTCGCGGTCGGCGGAAAGAACCGGGTGGCTTTTCATTGGCAGGCACCCCTTGGCCCGACGTGACCCTGATTGTACCGGCATACAACGAACTCGACTATCTGCCCCAAAAGCTTCAGAATTGTTTAGACCAGGACTATCCTGCCGGGCGGTTGCATTTACTGTTTGTTATCGAAGGCTCAACCGATGGCTCGGCAGCATATCTCGACAGCCGGAAAGCCGACGTCCCGAATCTTACCGTGTTGTCGGGCAATCAGCGGATGGGCAAAGTAGCGGCCATGAACAAGGCCATGCGTTATGTACAAACGCCCATTACAGTGTTCACAGACGCCAATACGCAGTTGAATAAGGAAGCTATTAGCCGTTTGGTCAACTGGTTTTCCGACGAAGAAGTGGGAGCCGTTACCGGCGAAAAACGAATCAGCGTTCATTCGGCAGAAGCGGCAGCAGGCAGTGGCGAGGGGCTTTACTGGCGATACGAATCGTTTTTAAAACGGCTCGATGCGCAATTGCATACCATTGTGGGCGCGGCTGGCGAACTGTTTGCGGTGCGCACAAATCTCTACGAGCCGGTTGAAACAGACACCCTGCTCGACGATTTTATGATCTCGCTTCGTATTGCGGGCCGGGGGTATCGCGTTGCCTACGCGCCCGATGCCTACGCCCTCGAACGGCCTTCGCACTCAGTGAGCGAAGAGATGAAACGTAAGATACGCATTGCTACGGGCGGTTTCCAATCGATCTGGCGGCTGGGGCATCTGCTCAACATTTTTCAGTATGGCTGGCTCAGTTTTCAGTACGTTTCGCATCGGGTGCTTCGGTGGGCCGTTACGCCCTTCTGTTTACCCTTGCTGCTATTGCTCAATCTGTTTATGCTCACGCAACCCGGCCCACTCAATGGCTTGCCGATGCCCGGTTTCTGGTGGGCTTTGTTTGGGTTGCAAACCATTTTTTACCTCACAGCCTACGTAGGGTATTTACTCGAAAGCCGCCAAACACGCTGGAAACTCACGTTTGTGCCGTTTTATTTTGTGTTTATGAACTGGTGTGTATTGTTGGGTTTTGCCCGATTCCGGCAGGGGAATCTGTCGGGAATGTGGGTAAAAGCACAACGAGCCGTATAA
- a CDS encoding DUF2147 domain-containing protein: MTRLVSTLLFYFAFSMVASADNPDAILGKWLSSKGKNQVQIYKQGGRYFGRMVWMAEPNDPATNKPKTDRLNPDVKLRSRPLMHLTMMTNLRYKGNNVWTDGQVYNPEDGRTYGCELTLRDANSLDISGYVMGLGFLKKTRTWTRVK; encoded by the coding sequence ATGACCCGGCTTGTCTCAACGCTGCTTTTCTATTTCGCTTTTTCGATGGTTGCTTCTGCCGACAATCCCGACGCTATTCTGGGTAAATGGCTGAGTTCCAAAGGAAAAAATCAGGTACAAATCTATAAACAGGGCGGGCGGTACTTTGGTCGCATGGTCTGGATGGCCGAACCCAACGACCCGGCTACCAACAAACCCAAAACCGACCGGCTCAATCCTGATGTAAAACTCCGCAGCCGCCCGCTGATGCACCTGACCATGATGACTAACCTGCGCTATAAAGGCAACAACGTCTGGACCGACGGGCAAGTGTATAACCCCGAAGATGGCCGGACCTATGGCTGTGAGCTAACCTTGCGCGATGCTAACTCGCTCGATATAAGCGGTTATGTAATGGGCCTCGGTTTCCTGAAAAAAACACGCACCTGGACGCGGGTCAAATAG
- a CDS encoding UDP-N-acetylmuramoyl-tripeptide--D-alanyl-D-alanine ligase: protein MITTDQLYHKFLECTGVSTDTRRITPDCLFVALKGANFDGNQFAGQALAAGARYAVVDDSAVAAQHPGQCLLVADGLTALQDLARHHRQTLTIPVVGLTGSNGKTTTKELIAAVLSKKYRTFATQGNLNNHIGVPLSVLSITEQYETAVIEMGANHQREIALLSSIAMPSHGMITNIGKAHLEGFGGLAGVRIGKGELYDFLAASDGTVFVNWQDATLREMAAERSFQRLVPYWGNGEFTLIQEAPTVIFEGRQAPGVRVQTNLPGAYNFANMAAAIAIGQYFGVSFADACHAIADYNPTNNRSQTVVRGTNTVLLDAYNANPSSMAAAIRQFAQMPAQRRAIIVGDMYELGDDSEAEHAALGKLIADCQFDLVILAGKDTKYALPYVPKAYYFPDKFSLHNWLMDNPMTDTHVLIKGSRGMSLESVVPFI from the coding sequence ATGATTACCACCGACCAACTATACCATAAATTTCTGGAATGTACGGGCGTTTCGACCGATACGCGCCGAATTACGCCCGATTGCCTCTTCGTTGCGCTGAAAGGTGCCAATTTCGACGGAAACCAGTTTGCCGGGCAGGCACTGGCAGCGGGGGCGCGGTATGCCGTGGTCGACGACAGTGCCGTAGCCGCTCAGCATCCGGGGCAGTGTTTGCTGGTAGCCGATGGGCTAACGGCCTTGCAGGACCTGGCCCGCCACCACCGCCAAACGCTGACCATTCCGGTAGTGGGTCTGACCGGCTCGAACGGCAAAACCACTACCAAAGAACTCATCGCGGCTGTGCTGTCGAAAAAGTACCGCACGTTTGCCACGCAGGGCAACCTCAATAACCACATTGGCGTACCGCTCTCGGTGCTGTCGATTACGGAGCAATACGAAACAGCCGTGATTGAGATGGGGGCCAATCACCAGCGTGAAATTGCGCTGCTGAGTTCGATTGCAATGCCCTCGCATGGTATGATTACCAATATTGGCAAGGCGCACCTCGAAGGGTTTGGCGGGCTGGCGGGCGTTCGCATCGGCAAGGGCGAACTCTATGATTTTCTGGCTGCTTCAGACGGTACGGTATTCGTCAACTGGCAAGACGCTACCCTGCGCGAAATGGCGGCTGAACGCTCGTTTCAACGACTTGTTCCGTATTGGGGTAATGGCGAATTTACGCTCATTCAGGAAGCTCCAACTGTAATTTTTGAAGGCCGTCAGGCACCCGGCGTTCGGGTTCAAACCAACTTACCGGGCGCGTATAACTTCGCGAACATGGCTGCGGCCATTGCCATTGGGCAGTATTTTGGCGTTTCATTTGCCGACGCGTGCCACGCTATCGCCGATTATAATCCGACAAACAACCGCTCACAGACCGTGGTGCGGGGTACTAATACCGTGCTGTTGGATGCCTACAACGCCAATCCGAGTTCAATGGCCGCAGCTATCCGGCAGTTTGCGCAAATGCCGGCCCAACGCCGGGCCATTATTGTAGGCGATATGTATGAACTGGGCGACGACAGCGAAGCCGAACACGCAGCCCTCGGCAAACTTATCGCCGACTGCCAGTTCGATCTGGTTATTTTAGCCGGCAAAGACACCAAATATGCCCTACCCTACGTACCAAAAGCCTACTATTTCCCCGACAAATTTTCACTGCATAACTGGCTGATGGACAACCCGATGACCGACACACATGTGCTTATCAAAGGCTCACGTGGCATGAGCCTGGAGAGTGTAGTGCCGTTTATCTGA
- a CDS encoding FG-GAP-like repeat-containing protein: protein MKKLFTLCFLLVSLLSLAQSTTVGFRYDLRPVVTVNGQTLLNPWAGGLNAAQYSTIRLNNDTRDDLVVFDRTTRKITTFVAIDNPTGSGIAWQHAPQYELRFPAVYNWMLLVDYDKDGRKDLFTHGSGSMRVFRNESANNQVTFQLVADPLNTEGFSSRLPLYVSASDIPAITDYDDDGDIDILTFDPTGNQIAYQQNMSMERTRKPNLDFKRVGGSCWGRFQKEFCNDFKFGIQCDTEPGGGGLTDPKPPGSVPGARPLHTGNTVTILNADGKKDMLFGFVSCANLARLRSNGPNNDKAAYVAFDSLFPEQNPVLFPAFPAAFLEDVDGDGLTDLLASPNVDINENQAFDFRASSWFYKNVGTNQKSNFRLVRKDFLQNDMLDLGERAAPALADLDGDGDADMVVGYAGIQSGSEYRAGLWYFENRGTTQNPAFVLSSTDYLDVAKTLNLSNIVPSFVDIDNNGSVDLLLTGNGARGVEMRVLVNASPKGTAAQYNLARATIWPTPSLMQLSDLPTVADIDRDGKPDLLISKSNGTILHYRNAGTAQTPTFQLQNQRFGGFTDDGSAYVGVRSLVVTDVNGDQKNELITANGDGRVRIYRFPEGTDAASLSQPLTLLDSLPAIGLPGISLIAAAADLDGDQLPDLMLGSQAGGLRYLKNVSEKIVITASPEEPVSPWAFPNPTDRYLTVRPPYDGQVDVLSLSGQVVLSAQAVQANRETQFDLANLPDGTYLLRLTSQNRPAQNQKIVVWK from the coding sequence ATGAAAAAGCTGTTTACGCTTTGTTTTTTGCTGGTATCGCTACTAAGCCTGGCCCAGTCGACCACGGTTGGCTTTCGGTATGATTTGCGCCCTGTTGTTACGGTCAACGGGCAAACGTTACTCAATCCGTGGGCTGGTGGCCTGAACGCAGCCCAGTACTCGACCATCCGGCTCAACAACGACACCCGCGATGATCTGGTGGTATTTGACCGTACAACCCGCAAAATCACTACGTTCGTGGCTATCGACAACCCCACGGGCAGCGGCATTGCCTGGCAACACGCCCCCCAGTATGAGCTGCGTTTCCCGGCTGTATACAACTGGATGCTACTGGTTGATTATGACAAAGATGGCCGCAAAGACCTCTTTACGCATGGGTCGGGAAGTATGCGCGTCTTCCGAAATGAATCGGCGAACAATCAGGTAACGTTTCAACTTGTGGCTGACCCACTCAACACCGAAGGATTTTCGAGCCGCCTGCCGCTGTATGTGTCGGCCTCGGATATACCGGCCATTACTGACTATGACGATGATGGCGACATCGATATTCTGACATTCGACCCTACCGGCAATCAGATTGCGTATCAGCAGAATATGAGTATGGAACGCACACGCAAACCTAACCTTGATTTTAAACGCGTGGGTGGTTCCTGCTGGGGGCGTTTCCAGAAAGAGTTCTGCAATGATTTCAAGTTTGGCATACAATGCGACACCGAACCGGGTGGCGGTGGGCTAACCGACCCGAAACCGCCGGGCAGCGTACCGGGAGCGCGGCCTTTGCACACCGGCAACACGGTAACGATTCTGAACGCCGATGGCAAAAAAGACATGCTGTTCGGGTTTGTGTCGTGTGCTAACCTGGCGCGGCTTCGCAGCAACGGCCCCAACAATGATAAGGCGGCTTATGTGGCCTTCGACAGCCTGTTTCCGGAGCAGAACCCAGTCCTGTTTCCGGCGTTTCCAGCCGCTTTTCTGGAAGATGTCGATGGCGATGGCTTAACTGATTTGCTGGCCTCGCCCAATGTGGACATCAACGAAAATCAGGCGTTCGATTTTCGGGCATCGAGTTGGTTCTACAAGAATGTGGGTACCAATCAGAAGTCCAATTTCCGGCTCGTGCGGAAAGATTTTCTGCAAAACGACATGCTCGATCTGGGCGAACGGGCCGCACCCGCCTTAGCCGACCTCGACGGCGATGGCGACGCTGACATGGTTGTGGGCTATGCGGGCATCCAGTCGGGCAGTGAGTACCGCGCCGGGCTGTGGTACTTTGAAAACCGGGGAACTACGCAGAACCCAGCTTTTGTGCTGAGTTCGACCGATTATCTGGACGTTGCCAAAACGCTGAACCTGTCGAACATTGTACCTTCATTTGTGGATATTGACAACAACGGAAGCGTTGATCTGCTGCTGACCGGCAACGGGGCGCGGGGAGTCGAAATGCGCGTGTTAGTTAATGCATCCCCGAAAGGCACAGCCGCACAGTATAACCTGGCCCGTGCCACAATCTGGCCCACGCCCAGCCTGATGCAGCTCTCAGACCTGCCTACCGTGGCTGACATCGACCGCGACGGTAAGCCCGACCTGCTTATCAGCAAAAGCAACGGTACTATTTTACATTATCGAAACGCTGGTACGGCCCAAACCCCGACATTTCAACTTCAGAATCAGCGATTCGGCGGCTTTACCGACGATGGTTCAGCGTATGTCGGTGTGCGTTCGCTGGTGGTGACAGATGTGAACGGCGACCAGAAAAACGAACTTATCACCGCCAATGGCGACGGGCGAGTGCGTATCTACCGCTTTCCCGAAGGCACCGATGCTGCATCGCTCAGCCAGCCGCTCACGCTGCTCGACTCGTTGCCGGCCATCGGGTTGCCGGGTATCAGCCTGATTGCTGCTGCCGCCGACCTCGACGGCGACCAACTGCCCGACCTGATGCTGGGCAGTCAGGCGGGTGGATTACGCTACCTGAAAAACGTCTCGGAAAAGATCGTTATCACTGCTTCGCCCGAAGAGCCGGTTAGCCCCTGGGCGTTTCCAAATCCGACGGATCGGTACCTGACGGTTCGGCCTCCGTATGACGGGCAGGTTGATGTGTTGTCGTTGTCGGGGCAGGTCGTGTTGTCTGCTCAGGCCGTACAGGCTAACCGGGAAACTCAGTTCGATTTGGCTAACCTGCCCGACGGAACATATCTGCTGAGGCTTACAAGCCAGAATCGACCGGCGCAAAACCAGAAAATAGTAGTCTGGAAGTAG
- a CDS encoding sugar transferase: MNGITDLLLDTNELEKIFTKVSYYLDLNRHVLSATRDEHDRSLNPVKLPWWKRAIDIAVSLTLLILMSPLLVVVAILIRIDSKGPIMYRSKRAGAYYHVFDMYKFRTMKVKADQEIGKLASHNIYAKTEIEELSDEFPLGGNFLCAACRQKGISCQQPLFGQNETICEKLYLRENEEVARFLKFRNDPRITRLGKFLRNSSIDELPQLLNVLFGDMSLVGNRPLPLYEAERLTTDEFAQRFAGPAGLTGLWQVKKRAKGQGPMSDHERIMLDIEYANTFSFKTDMYIIWRTIFSLWQKENV; this comes from the coding sequence TTGAACGGAATAACAGACTTGTTGCTGGATACCAACGAATTAGAGAAAATTTTTACTAAAGTGAGTTATTACCTCGATTTAAACCGACACGTTCTGTCGGCTACACGCGACGAACACGACAGGTCGCTGAACCCAGTTAAGCTTCCCTGGTGGAAACGGGCTATCGACATCGCTGTATCGCTGACATTACTGATTCTTATGTCGCCCTTATTGGTCGTGGTGGCTATTCTGATTCGTATCGACTCAAAAGGGCCAATCATGTATCGGTCGAAGCGAGCTGGAGCTTACTATCATGTATTCGATATGTACAAGTTTCGGACCATGAAAGTTAAAGCAGACCAGGAAATAGGGAAGCTCGCGAGTCACAATATTTATGCCAAAACAGAAATAGAGGAGTTAAGCGATGAGTTTCCGTTGGGGGGTAATTTTCTATGCGCAGCCTGTCGGCAGAAAGGAATATCGTGCCAGCAACCGCTGTTTGGGCAAAATGAAACAATTTGCGAAAAACTGTATCTGCGCGAAAACGAGGAAGTTGCCAGGTTTTTAAAGTTCCGTAACGACCCGCGTATCACCCGGTTAGGCAAATTTCTGCGCAATAGCAGCATCGACGAGCTGCCTCAATTGCTGAATGTGCTTTTCGGCGATATGTCGCTGGTAGGCAACCGACCGCTGCCACTCTACGAAGCCGAACGCCTTACGACCGACGAGTTTGCGCAGCGATTCGCCGGACCCGCCGGGCTAACCGGACTCTGGCAAGTTAAAAAGCGGGCGAAAGGGCAGGGGCCAATGTCGGATCACGAGCGAATTATGCTCGATATTGAGTACGCGAACACGTTTTCGTTCAAAACAGATATGTACATTATCTGGCGAACCATTTTCAGCTTATGGCAGAAAGAAAACGTGTAG
- a CDS encoding response regulator, whose amino-acid sequence MNYDRYNLLVVDNNPYVAGILAKTLESDFNITVVDNGQDAARLLVRGDRFDCILTELELPQFNGLDITKLVRTNRLLRHTPIVVLSSATDSNTRIDCLEQGVDHFISKPFNPLEVKARLRAVLRRAAIPINDDRERFASSTKRSALHPLQQLKSRILSILL is encoded by the coding sequence ATGAACTACGATAGATACAACTTACTCGTAGTGGATAACAATCCCTACGTAGCGGGTATTCTGGCAAAAACGCTTGAAAGCGATTTTAATATAACTGTAGTCGATAACGGTCAGGATGCAGCCCGCCTGTTGGTTCGTGGTGACCGCTTCGACTGTATATTGACAGAGTTGGAGTTACCTCAATTTAATGGCCTTGACATTACCAAGTTAGTTCGTACCAACCGTTTGCTGCGCCATACGCCGATTGTGGTGTTGTCGAGTGCTACCGACAGCAATACACGCATCGACTGCCTTGAGCAGGGCGTAGACCATTTTATCTCAAAACCATTTAACCCATTGGAAGTGAAAGCCAGGTTGCGGGCTGTTTTACGGCGAGCCGCTATTCCGATTAACGATGACCGGGAGCGGTTCGCTTCTTCGACAAAACGATCAGCTTTGCATCCACTACAGCAGCTAAAATCACGCATTCTATCCATACTTCTTTAA